The proteins below are encoded in one region of Xenopus laevis strain J_2021 chromosome 8L, Xenopus_laevis_v10.1, whole genome shotgun sequence:
- the snw1.L gene encoding SNW domain-containing protein 1, with protein sequence MHWVCPLRLSLRSLPQYPSCASGKKTTAKMALASFLPAPTQLSQDQLEAEEKLRAQKSRQTALVASRREPPPYGHRKGWIPRSLEDFGDGGAFPEIHVAQYPLDMGRKKKMSNALAVQVDAEGKIKYDSIARQGQSKDKVVFSKYTDLLPKEVMDEDDPELQRPDEEAIKELTEKTRQALEKSVSQKIAAAMPVRAADKLAPAQYIRYTPSQQGVAFNSGAKQRVIRMVEMQKDPMEPPRFKSNKKIPHGPPSPPAPVMQSPSRKMTVKEQQEWRIPPCISNWKNAKGYTIPLDKRLAADGRGLQTVHINENFAKLAEALYIADRKAREAVEMRAQVERKMAQKEKEKKEEKLRELAQIARERRAGIKSHTDKEDGEAREREEIRHERRKDRQHERNLSRAAPDKRSKLQRNEERDISEQIALGIPNQRASSEIQYDQRLFNQSRGMDSGFAGGEDEVYNVYDQPWLGNKKLAQNIYRPSKNTDNDVYGDDLDTLVKTNRFVPDKDFSGADRRQRHEGPVQFEEDPFGLDKFLEEAKQHGGSKRPSDSGRAKDHDHDMKKRRKE encoded by the exons ATGCACTGGGTATGCCCGCTGCGTTTGTCGCTTAGGTCACTTCCTCAATATCCCAGCTGCGCTTCCGGAAAGAAAACTACAGCGAAAATGGCGTTGGCCAG TTTTTTGCCTGCTCCAACACAGTTATCACAGGATcaactagaggcagaagaaaagcTGAGAGCACAGAAATCTCGTCAGACAGCTCTAGTAGCATCGCGGCGTGAGCCACCTCCCTATGGCCACAGGAAAGGATGGATTCCCAGATCCCTTGAG GATTTTGGGGATGGAGGTGCTTTTCCAGAGATACATGTGGCACAATACCCACTGGACATGGGCCGCAAAAAGAAAATGTCCAATGCCTTGGCTGTGCAGGTGGATGCAGAAGGCAAGATAAAATATGATTCTATCGCTCGCCAGGGACAATCCAAGGATAAG GTTGTTTTCAGCAAGTACACAGACCTGTTACCTAAAGAGGTGATGGATGAAGATGATCCTGAACTACAAAGACCTGATGAGGAAGCTATTAAAGAG CTCACAGAGAAGACAAGACAGGCTCTGGAAAAATCAGTTTCCCAGAAGATTGCTGCAGCGATGCCTGTACGAGCTGCAGATAAACTGGCCCCCGCACAGTATATCAG GTACACACCCTCTCAACAGGGAGTGGCTTTTAACTCTGGTGCCAAGCAGAGGGTGATTCGGATGGTAGAGATGCAAAAGGACCCCATGGAGCCACCTCGATTCAA AAGTAACAAGAAAATTCCACATGGACCTCCATCTCCACCTGCACCAGTAATGCAGTCCCCAAGCAGAAAG atgaCTGTCAAGGAACAGCAAGAGTGGAGAATTCCCCCATGTATTTCTAACTGGAAGAATGCCAAG GGTTATACCATCCCGTTAGACAAACGTTTGGCTGCTGATGGCCGCGGGCTACAGACTGTCCATATCAATGAGAACTTTGCTAAACTTGCAGAAGCATTGTACATTGCTGACAGAAAG GCTCGTGAAGCTGTGGAGATGAGAGCCCAGGTGGAGCGTAAGATGGCACagaaggagaaagagaaaaaagaggaaaaacttAGGGAATTGGCACAGATCGCAAGAGAACGCAGAGCTGGGATCAAGTCCCATACAGACAAAG AGGATGGAGAAGccagagagagggaggaaatccGACACGAGAGACGCAAAGATCGGCAACATGAACGGAACCTCTCTAGAGCAGCCCCAGACAAGAG GTCCAAACTTCAAAGGAATGAAGAAAGGGATATCAGTGAACAGATCGCGCTTGGAATTCCTAATCAGAGAGCATCCAGTGAAATCCAGTATGACCAGCGACTTTTCAACCAAAGCCGG GGTATGGACAGTGGCTTTGCAGGTGGAGAGGATGAGGTATATAATGTGTATGACCAGCCATGGTTAGGCAACAAAAAACTGGCTCAGAACATCTACCGTCCGAGTAAGAATACAGACAATGATGTTTATGGTGACGACCTGGATACATTAGTGAAAACCAACAG GTTTGTTCCTGACAAGGACTTTTCTGGTGCAGATCGCAGGCAGCGCCATGAAGGGCCTGTGCAATTTGAAGAGGATCCTTTTGGTTTGGACAAGTTCTTGGAGGAGGCTAAACAGCATGGAGGGTCTAAGCGTCCCTCTGACAGTGGTCGGGCTAAAGATCATGACCATGATATGAAGAAGCGCAGGAAGGAGTGA